CCTGCCCGCGACGCTTCTCCTCACGGGGGTGGCCTTCGTCTTCTCGCTCGTCTTCGGTGTGATCCTCGGCGTCGCCGCCTCGTCCCGTCAAGGCCAGTGGGGCGATACCGTGATCTCGTCCTTCGCGCTTCTCTTCTACGCCACGCCGCTCTTCTGGTTCGCGCTCATGGCGGTGGTGGTGTTCTCGGTCTGGCTCGACTGGCTCCCGGCCTTCGGCTACCAGACGGTCGGCGCGGGCTATACCGGCCTCGCGCACGCGCTCGACGTGGGCAAGCATCTCATCCTGCCCGCCACCACGCTCGGGCTTTTCTTCATGGCGATCTACATGCGCATGACCCGCGCCTCGATGCTCGAGGTGTCGCGCCTCGACTTCGTCAAGACCGCCCGCGCCAAGGGTCTGCGCCGCGGGCTGATCCAGCGGCGGCACATCCTGCGCAACGCGCTTCTGCCCGTCATCACGCTGGCGGGCCTGCAGGCGGGCCAGATCTTCGGCGGCGCGATCCTGACCGAGACGGTCTTCGCCTGGCCCGGCATCGGCCGGCTCATGTTCGAGGCCATCGCCCAGCGCGACTACAACGTCATCCTCGGGGTGTTCTACATCTCGGCCGCGATGGTGCTTCTGTTCAACCTCATCACCGATGTCGTCTACGTCATCATCGACCCGCGCATAAGGCTCACGAAATGAGAGAGTTCTGGAAACGCTTCCGCACCAATCGCGGCGCCGTCGCGGGGCTCGTCATCCTCGGCCTCGTCATCCTTGCCGCGATCCTCGCGCCCGTCCTCTTCCCGCAAAGCCCGTGGAAGATGGTGCAACGCCCCTTCCTGCCGCCCTTCGCGCAGGAGGGGCTCCTGCTCGGCACCGACGCGCTTGGCCGTGACGTGCTGGCCGGCCTCGCCCACGGCGCTTATGTGAGCCTGCTCGTGGGCCTCGTCTCGACCATCGTGGCGCTCGCCATCGGGGTCCCGGTGGGCGCGCTTGCGGGCTATTTCGCGGGCTGGGTCGACGACGCGCTCATGCGCTTCACCGAGTTCTTCCAGACCATCCCGTCCTTCGCGCTGGCCATCGTGCTGCTTGCCATCTTCCAGCCAAGCCTCACCTTCGTCATCATCGCCATCGCCATCGTCTCCTGGCCGCCCGTCGCCCGCCTCGTGCGCGGCGAGGTGCTGTCGCTCCGCACCCGCGAGTTCGTCGAGGCGGCCACGCTCTCGGGTCTCGGCAACACGCAGATCATCCTGCGCCATGTCCTGCCCAACGCGCTGCCGCCGATCATCGTGCTCGCCTCGCTCATGGTGGCCCAGGCGATCCTCCTGGAAAGCTCGCTGTCGTTCCTCGGCCTTGGCGACCCGAACGTCATGTCCTGGGGCTACATGATCGGCGCCGCGCGCACGGTGATCCGAACCGCGTGGTGGCTTTCGTTCCTGCCCGGCATGGCGATCCTTCTCACGGTTCTCGCGCTCAATCTCATCGGTGAGGGCCTGAACGACGCCCTCAACCCGCGCCTGTCGAGGAAATCGAAATGAGCCTGCTGAGCATCCGCGACCTCGCCATCGCCCTCCCCGAGGGGGCCGACCGCGACTATGCCGCCCGCGACATCGACTTCGATCTCGAGAAGGGCGAAATCCTCTGCATCGTGGGCGAATCCGGTTCGGGCAAGTCCATGTCGGCCAATGCGGTGATGGGCCTCCTTCCGCAGGGGGTGAAGCCGGTCAAGGGCTCGATCACCTTCGATGGGCGCGAGATCCTGGGGCTGTCCGAGAAAGAGATGCTCGACCTGCGCGGCCGCCGCATCTCGATGATCTTCCAGGAACCGCTCTCGGCGCTCAACCCGCTCATGCGCGTCGGCGCCCAGATCGCCGAGGTGTTCGAGGCCCACGGCGCGCTCTCCGGCGCCGAACGCCGCGCCCGCGCGCTCAAGCTTCTGGACGAGGTCGGCATCCCCGACCCCGAGGCCGCGATCCGCGCCTATCCGTTTCAGCTTTCGGGCGGTCAGCGTCAGCGCGTCATGATCGCCATGGCCCTCGCGCTCGAACCCGACATCCTCATCGCGGACGAGCCCACCACGGCGCTCGACGTGACGACCCAGGCCCAGATCCTCAAGCTCATCGAGGATCTGCGCCAGTCACACGGCATGGCCGTCATCTTCATCACCCATGATTTCGGCGTCGTGGCCGACATCGCCGACCGCGTGATCGTCATGCAGACGGGCAAGATCGTCGAGAGCGGCACCGCGCGCGAGGTGCTCCTGAATCCGCAGCACCCCTACACGCGCGCCCTGATCGACGCGATCCCCCGCCTCACCCGCCGCGAAGCGGGCGAGGCCGCGACGCGTGAACCCATCCTCAAGGTCGAGGGTCTCAACAAGACCTTCTCGACCGGCTCGGGCAAGCTCTTCGGCAAGCGGCGCGTGGTCAAGGCGGTGCAGGACGTCTCCTTCGACCTCTACGCGGGCGAGACCATCGGCATCGTGGGCGAAAGCGGATCGGGGAAATCCACCGTGGGGCGCTGCATAGTGCGCTTGCTCGATCCCGACTCGGGCCGGGTCCTCGTGGACGGCACCAATTTCGCCGACCTCTCGGGCGAGGCGCTCAAGGACAAGCGGCGCAAGCTCCAGATGATCTTTCAGGATCCCTATTCCTCGCTCAATCCGCGCGCCAAGGTTTCGCGCATCCTGACCGAGGGGCTCATCGCCTACGGCACGTCGCGCAAGGACGCGCGGGAGCGTGCGCGCGAACTCCTCTCACTGGTCGGGCTCGACCCATCGGCCATGGACCGTTTCCCGCACGAGTTTTCCGGCGGCCAGCGTCAGCGCATCGGCATCGCCCGCGCCCTCGCGCTCGATCCCTCGATCATCATCGCGGACGAGGCCGTCTCGGCGCTCGATGTCTCGATCCAGGCGCAGGTGCTCGACCTGCTGGCCGAGTTGAAAACGCGGCTCGACCTTTCGATGCTCTTCATCACCCACGACCTGCGCGTCGCCGCGCGGATCTGCGACCGCATCATCGTGATGCAGAAGGGCCGCATCGTCGAACAGGGACCGGCGGGCAAGGTGCTGCACGATCCCGACACCGACTACACAAGAAGCCTTCTCGACGCCATTCCGGGCCAGGAATACGAACGCGAACTCGAGGGCACCGCGTAGAACGCAAAACGCCCCGGCGAACCGGGGCGTTCCGTCGTTTCCGCAATCACGGCTCAGTGATAGCCGACTTCGCCGCCCGTTTCCGCCGCGGTCGAGAAGAGGTCGAACGCATATTGCGCCACCGAGCGGAAGCAGATCGCCTTCACCGTCTCGTCATCCGGCATCCAGAACGCGCCTGCGATCTGGGCCAGCCGCGTGCGGCGGAAATCGCCCGGTCCGAACGCGTCGCGGGCCATGTCCACCGGCGCGATCTTGGCCATCACGTCGCGGACCTGTGCTCCTTCGAGCACAAAGACCGCACGCGCGTCCGAAACGTTGACGGCGAGGAAATGCTCACCTTTCAGCGCCTTTTCCACCTTCGCCAGCGCGTCCTCGACCTTTGCATAGGGCACGAGGATCAGAAGCTCGTCAGGCGACATCCACGCGACCGCGGTCTCGCCCTCGCTCACGATCTTGCGCTGCGCCGGAACGTCCAGCCCGGCCGCGTCCTTGACCGCCGTCTTCACCTTCGCCGACCCGAGATCGCCGCGCAGCGTGATCATGCCGTGCAGCCCCGCCTCGCGGACGCGGACCATGCCCTCGCGGGACGCGCCCGCCAATGCGCTCTGAGCTTCAGACATTCTGCTTCTCCCCGTCCTTGTCGTAGAAGATTGGATCGACCACCTTCGCCTTCACGATCGACCCGTCGAGGCGCGGGAAGTCGATGACCTCGCCCATCCGGTCCGGCCCGTTATGCAGCAGGCCCATCGCGATCCCCTTGTCGAGCGTCGGCGAGTAGTAGGTCGACGTGACCCGCCCTTGCGTGTTGCGCTGACCGTTCTCGTTCTCGCCCTCGGCCACCGCGTAGGCACCCTCCGGCAGGACCGAACCGTCCAGCGTCTCGAGCCCCACGAGCTTCCAGCGGTTCGGATCGGCCATGTGGCTCCGCTCCTGCGCGCGCTTGCCCAGGTAGTCGTCCTTCTTCTTCGAGATCGCCCACTGCATGTTCAGGTCCTGCGGAATGACCGTGCCATCCGTCTCGTCCCCGATCATGATGAAACCCTTCTCGGCCCGCATCACGTGCAGCCCTTCGGTGCCGTATGGCATCACGTCGTGCTTCTTGCCGACCTCGAGGAGCTTCTTCCAGAGCTGCATGCCCCGGCTCGCCGGCACCGCGATCTCGTAGCTGAGTTCGCCCGAGAACGAGATGCGATAGGCCCGCGCCGGGATACCGTCGAGGGTTATGTCCTTCCACCCCATGAAGGTCAGGGCCTCGGCGCTGATGTCGTCGTCGGTCAGTTCCTCCAGCACCTCGCGCGCCTTCGGTCCGACCACGGCGATCTGCGCGTATTGCTCGGTCACGTTCGCGGTGTAGACCTTCCAGTCCCACCATTCGCATTGCAGCCAGTCTTCCATATGTCCATGGATGCTGTCCGCGCCGCCCGTGGTGGTGTGGCACAGGAACGTGTCCTCGTCGATCCGCGCCACCACGCCATCGTCCATCAGGAAGCCGTTCTCGTTGCACATCAGGCCATAGCGGCACCGCCCCGGCTTCAGCGTGCTCATCATGTTCGTGTAGAGCATGTCGAGGAATTTCCCCGCATCCGGCCCTTTCACGATGATCTTGCCCAGCGTCGACGCATCGAGCAGGCCCAGCCGCTCGCGCGTCTGGTTGATCTCGCGCTTGACGCTGTCGGCGTGGCTCTCCTCGCCCCGCGTGTAGCAATAGGGCCGCCGCCATTGGCCCACAGGCTCGAAGAACGCGCCGTTTTCCTCGTGCCACTGGTGCATCGGCGTGCGCCGCAGCGGCTGGAAGGTCGCGCCCCGCGCCTCGCCCGCGATCGAGCTGAGCGAGATTGGCGTGTAGGGCGGGCGGAAGGTGGTCGTGCCCGTCTGCGGGATCGGCTGGTTCAGCGCGTCCGACAGGATCGCCAGGCCGTTGATATTGCTCAGCTTCCCCTGGTCCGTCGCCATCCCCAGCGTCGTGTAGCGCTTCGCGTGCTCCACGCTCTCGAACCCCTCGCGCGCGGCGAGTTGCACGTCGCTGACCTTCACGTCGTTCTGGTAGTCGAGCCACGCTTTCATCCGCAGCTTGATCCCCGCACCCTGCGGCATGAGCCACACGGGCTCGATCGGGTTCTCGTCGTGGCTCTCGCCCTTCGGCGCGTCCTTGGCCTCCGCATCGAACCCGGCGGCCTTCGCGGCCTTCACACCCGCGGCCTGCGCGTCGGCCAGCGCAGCACCAAGGCCCATCTCGCCATTGGCCGCGCCCGCGACCACGACGAACGCCTCGCCATCCGCGCCGGTCGGCGCCTTATCCACATTGGGCCGGAAACACGCCTGTGCCTCGTCCCAGTCGAGCTTGCCGCCGCAATGCGACCACAGGTGCACCACCGGCGACCAGCCGCCCGACATCGCCACCGCGTCGCAGGCGATCTCCTCGAGAACCGCGCCCTCGCCCGCCTGGTTGCAGATCGCGACGCCCTCGACACGCTTGCCGCCCTTGACCTTGGCCACGCCCTTGCCGGTCTCGACCCGGATGCCGAGCGATTTCGCCTCGTCGCCCAACGCACCGGCGCCACCCGAGCGCGCGTCGATAATCGCGGGAACCTCGAGGCCCAGTTTCTTCAACGTAATTGCCGTAAGGTAAGCGTCATCGTTGTTCGTGACCACGACCGTGCGATCACCCACCGACACGCCGTAATCCACCACGTAGTCGCGCACCGCACTGGCCAGCATCACGCCCGGCACGTCGTTCCCGGCAAAGCTGAGCGGCCGCTCGAGCGCACCCGTCGCCGTCACCGTCTGCCGCGCGCGGATCCGCCACAGGCGGTGGCGGGGGCCCGGCGCGCCGGGGCGATGATCGTTCACCCGCTCGTAGCCGAGGACATAGCCATGGTCGTAGACACCCGCACCCATCGTGCGCAGGCGCATGGTCACGTTCTCCATCGCCTCGAGGTCCGAAACCAGTTTCTCCACGAACTTGTCCACAGGTTCGCCATCGACCTCGCCGCCATCCACGGGGGCACGTCCGCCCCAATGCGCGGTCTGCTCGATCAGCAGCACCTTGGCCCCGGCCTCGCCCGCGGTCTTCGCTGCAAGGAGACCCGCGATGCCGCCCCCGATGACCAGCACATCGACATAGGCATAGAAATGCTCGTAGCGATCCGGGTCACCCGCCTCGGGCGCCTTGCCGAGGCCGGCCGATTGCCGGATGAACGGCTCGTAGACATGTTTCCAGAACGGGCGGGGATGGATGAACATCTTGTAGTAGAACCCCGCCGGCAGGAACCGGCCCAGTTTCGAGTTGATCGCACCCACGTCGAAGTTGAGACTCGGCCAGTGGTTCTGGCTGATGCAGGTCAACCCGTCGTAAAGCTCGGTCGTCGTGGCGCGCTGGTTCGGCTCGAACCGCACCCCCTCGCCCAGCCCGACAAGCGCGTTCGGCTCCTCGCCGCCGCTCGCCACGATGCCGCGCGGGCGGTGATACTTGAACGACCGGCCCACCAGCATCTGGTCATTGGCCAGGAGCGCGCTCGCGATCGTGTCGCCCTCGAAGCCGCGCAACCGCTTGCCGTTGAATCGAAACTCGATCGCGCGGCCCTTGTCGAGAAGGCGACCACCCGTTGACAGGCGCGTGCTCATGAGAACTCCCTCCAGCTCCAGCCCGGCCGCTTGGCCGAGATCTTGTCCTTGATGTGCTTGGGCGGCTCGGTGGTCTGCGCGCTGTAGGTGCCGTAGACCTCCATCGTCACGGTGTCCCGCGCGGCCAGGAACCACTTGCCGCAGCCATTCGCGTGGCGCCAGCGTTCGAGGTGCGGACCCTTCGGGTTTTCCTTGGCGAAGAGATAGTCGTGAAACGCCTCGTCGCTCGACCCGGGGCCGTATCGCTTGAGATGCGCCTCGCCGCCCCCGGCGAATTCGGTTTCTTCACCTTTGACCCCGCAACAGGGACATTCGAGGATCAGCATGTGACACACTCCTCATGCGTTTGCGCACGACTAACACGGGCGCACCCCGAAA
This window of the Roseovarius sp. SCSIO 43702 genome carries:
- a CDS encoding ABC transporter permease; amino-acid sequence: MARFILGRLVKAVFILLAILVFNFLLIHAAPGDPAAVMAGEAGAADEKFLADLRARFGLDQPLYVQLWIYIKGAIQLDLGFSFRQQMPVADLILDRLPATLLLTGVAFVFSLVFGVILGVAASSRQGQWGDTVISSFALLFYATPLFWFALMAVVVFSVWLDWLPAFGYQTVGAGYTGLAHALDVGKHLILPATTLGLFFMAIYMRMTRASMLEVSRLDFVKTARAKGLRRGLIQRRHILRNALLPVITLAGLQAGQIFGGAILTETVFAWPGIGRLMFEAIAQRDYNVILGVFYISAAMVLLFNLITDVVYVIIDPRIRLTK
- a CDS encoding ABC transporter permease → MREFWKRFRTNRGAVAGLVILGLVILAAILAPVLFPQSPWKMVQRPFLPPFAQEGLLLGTDALGRDVLAGLAHGAYVSLLVGLVSTIVALAIGVPVGALAGYFAGWVDDALMRFTEFFQTIPSFALAIVLLAIFQPSLTFVIIAIAIVSWPPVARLVRGEVLSLRTREFVEAATLSGLGNTQIILRHVLPNALPPIIVLASLMVAQAILLESSLSFLGLGDPNVMSWGYMIGAARTVIRTAWWLSFLPGMAILLTVLALNLIGEGLNDALNPRLSRKSK
- a CDS encoding ABC transporter ATP-binding protein; translated protein: MSLLSIRDLAIALPEGADRDYAARDIDFDLEKGEILCIVGESGSGKSMSANAVMGLLPQGVKPVKGSITFDGREILGLSEKEMLDLRGRRISMIFQEPLSALNPLMRVGAQIAEVFEAHGALSGAERRARALKLLDEVGIPDPEAAIRAYPFQLSGGQRQRVMIAMALALEPDILIADEPTTALDVTTQAQILKLIEDLRQSHGMAVIFITHDFGVVADIADRVIVMQTGKIVESGTAREVLLNPQHPYTRALIDAIPRLTRREAGEAATREPILKVEGLNKTFSTGSGKLFGKRRVVKAVQDVSFDLYAGETIGIVGESGSGKSTVGRCIVRLLDPDSGRVLVDGTNFADLSGEALKDKRRKLQMIFQDPYSSLNPRAKVSRILTEGLIAYGTSRKDARERARELLSLVGLDPSAMDRFPHEFSGGQRQRIGIARALALDPSIIIADEAVSALDVSIQAQVLDLLAELKTRLDLSMLFITHDLRVAARICDRIIVMQKGRIVEQGPAGKVLHDPDTDYTRSLLDAIPGQEYERELEGTA
- a CDS encoding sarcosine oxidase subunit gamma produces the protein MSEAQSALAGASREGMVRVREAGLHGMITLRGDLGSAKVKTAVKDAAGLDVPAQRKIVSEGETAVAWMSPDELLILVPYAKVEDALAKVEKALKGEHFLAVNVSDARAVFVLEGAQVRDVMAKIAPVDMARDAFGPGDFRRTRLAQIAGAFWMPDDETVKAICFRSVAQYAFDLFSTAAETGGEVGYH
- a CDS encoding sarcosine oxidase subunit alpha family protein, with the protein product MSTRLSTGGRLLDKGRAIEFRFNGKRLRGFEGDTIASALLANDQMLVGRSFKYHRPRGIVASGGEEPNALVGLGEGVRFEPNQRATTTELYDGLTCISQNHWPSLNFDVGAINSKLGRFLPAGFYYKMFIHPRPFWKHVYEPFIRQSAGLGKAPEAGDPDRYEHFYAYVDVLVIGGGIAGLLAAKTAGEAGAKVLLIEQTAHWGGRAPVDGGEVDGEPVDKFVEKLVSDLEAMENVTMRLRTMGAGVYDHGYVLGYERVNDHRPGAPGPRHRLWRIRARQTVTATGALERPLSFAGNDVPGVMLASAVRDYVVDYGVSVGDRTVVVTNNDDAYLTAITLKKLGLEVPAIIDARSGGAGALGDEAKSLGIRVETGKGVAKVKGGKRVEGVAICNQAGEGAVLEEIACDAVAMSGGWSPVVHLWSHCGGKLDWDEAQACFRPNVDKAPTGADGEAFVVVAGAANGEMGLGAALADAQAAGVKAAKAAGFDAEAKDAPKGESHDENPIEPVWLMPQGAGIKLRMKAWLDYQNDVKVSDVQLAAREGFESVEHAKRYTTLGMATDQGKLSNINGLAILSDALNQPIPQTGTTTFRPPYTPISLSSIAGEARGATFQPLRRTPMHQWHEENGAFFEPVGQWRRPYCYTRGEESHADSVKREINQTRERLGLLDASTLGKIIVKGPDAGKFLDMLYTNMMSTLKPGRCRYGLMCNENGFLMDDGVVARIDEDTFLCHTTTGGADSIHGHMEDWLQCEWWDWKVYTANVTEQYAQIAVVGPKAREVLEELTDDDISAEALTFMGWKDITLDGIPARAYRISFSGELSYEIAVPASRGMQLWKKLLEVGKKHDVMPYGTEGLHVMRAEKGFIMIGDETDGTVIPQDLNMQWAISKKKDDYLGKRAQERSHMADPNRWKLVGLETLDGSVLPEGAYAVAEGENENGQRNTQGRVTSTYYSPTLDKGIAMGLLHNGPDRMGEVIDFPRLDGSIVKAKVVDPIFYDKDGEKQNV
- a CDS encoding sarcosine oxidase subunit delta yields the protein MLILECPCCGVKGEETEFAGGGEAHLKRYGPGSSDEAFHDYLFAKENPKGPHLERWRHANGCGKWFLAARDTVTMEVYGTYSAQTTEPPKHIKDKISAKRPGWSWREFS